Genomic DNA from Sporosarcina sp. ANT_H38:
GAGTCACTATCTGACATGCTTAACCGCATGCAAAATAATATAAGTGAATACTGAAATTTATGACAAATACGATAAAAAAGGATGGATAACTATGTTTATTATTCACGCACACCTTCAAGTAAAACCAGACCAAGAACAAGCATTCTTGGAAGAAGCCAAAATACTTCTTCAAGCAACAAGAGCTGAAAAAGGTAACATTAGCTACGATTTGATGAAATCTACTGAACAAGAATGCCATTACACAATGGTTGAAATCTGGAAAGATATAGAGGCTACTGCAACCCATAATACGAGTGAACATTTCACTGCCTTTACTAAAAAAGCTCCAGCCTTCATGGCTGCACCAATGGACCTTAAAGTATTTAGCGGAGAACCTGTACAAGCATAATTTATAAAAGGAGATGTGA
This window encodes:
- a CDS encoding putative quinol monooxygenase, which produces MFIIHAHLQVKPDQEQAFLEEAKILLQATRAEKGNISYDLMKSTEQECHYTMVEIWKDIEATATHNTSEHFTAFTKKAPAFMAAPMDLKVFSGEPVQA